In Alteromonas naphthalenivorans, one DNA window encodes the following:
- a CDS encoding cytochrome c-type biogenesis protein, whose amino-acid sequence MKRLLFVITLFIAFSACSAEDNFAFDTPAQRAQFLSLTAELRCPMCQNQNIADSDAMIAHDMRRKVYALLKEGKSEQEVIDFMKARYGDFVHYQPPVTIATMWLWAAPVLFVVFALFFVVRRKSSTAPQDIKAKLAKADALLEQEKE is encoded by the coding sequence ATGAAACGTTTACTATTCGTTATCACTTTATTTATCGCTTTTTCTGCTTGTAGCGCTGAAGATAACTTTGCGTTTGATACGCCTGCGCAACGTGCTCAGTTTTTGAGTTTAACCGCCGAACTACGTTGCCCTATGTGCCAGAACCAGAATATTGCCGACAGTGATGCCATGATTGCCCACGATATGCGCCGTAAAGTTTATGCGTTGTTGAAAGAAGGCAAGTCTGAGCAGGAAGTTATTGATTTTATGAAAGCCCGTTACGGGGATTTTGTGCATTACCAACCACCGGTAACCATTGCCACCATGTGGCTGTGGGCTGCACCTGTGTTGTTTGTCGTTTTCGCGCTTTTTTTTGTAGTACGCCGGAAGTCTTCGACAGCTCCGCAGGATATCAAAGCCAAACTGGCTAAGGCAGATGCATTGCTTGAGCAGGAAAAAGAATGA
- a CDS encoding redoxin family protein has protein sequence MKKAPLVVIPLVLFSMLVIFLFQGLFSDPRELDSQVKGKPLPEFTLPDLMQPDTTYTPDSLKGEVTIVNVWGVWCVTCAVEMPYLTQLKNELGVKFVGLYFDQDLDPDFGTKTLTRVQQEVTSMLRRYGNPYAFNIFDVYRDTSLDLGVTGAPEHFVLDANGVIRMHHIGDINERVWQNKVGPLYQQLVAEADGKKEAESTKRVGE, from the coding sequence ATGAAAAAGGCGCCTTTAGTTGTCATTCCATTGGTGCTGTTCTCTATGCTGGTGATTTTCTTGTTCCAAGGGTTGTTTTCAGACCCACGAGAGCTAGATTCACAAGTTAAAGGCAAGCCACTGCCCGAATTTACATTACCCGATTTAATGCAACCCGATACCACCTACACCCCAGATTCACTGAAAGGTGAGGTGACTATTGTGAATGTATGGGGAGTGTGGTGCGTAACCTGTGCGGTAGAAATGCCGTATTTAACCCAGCTTAAAAATGAGCTAGGAGTAAAGTTTGTAGGTTTGTACTTTGACCAAGATCTTGACCCTGACTTTGGGACAAAAACACTCACCCGAGTGCAACAAGAAGTTACTAGTATGCTAAGGCGTTACGGTAACCCTTATGCATTTAATATTTTTGATGTATATCGCGATACGTCTCTAGATTTAGGGGTTACTGGCGCCCCAGAACACTTTGTACTGGATGCTAACGGGGTTATTCGCATGCATCATATTGGTGATATCAACGAACGTGTATGGCAAAACAAAGTGGGGCCGCTTTATCAACAGTTAGTGGCCGAGGCCGATGGTAAAAAGGAAGCAGAAAGCACTAAGAGAGTCGGCGAATGA
- a CDS encoding heme lyase CcmF/NrfE family subunit: protein MVPEIGNIALTLALVLSILLAVYPLWGAHRQHDTLMATAKPLAIGLFVFTLIAYLCLTYAFVTDDFSVEYVAQHSNSQLPLVYKITAVWGGHEGSFLLWVLMLSIWTVAVAIFSRGIPLTMVARVLSVLGMVGIGFYLFMLLTSNPFNSMLPFFPVDGRDLNPLLQDFGMIIHPPMLYMGYVGFSVAFAFAISALISGQLDSTWARWARPWVIAAWAFLTVGIALGSWWAYYELGWGGWWFWDPVENASFMPWLVGTALMHSLAVTEKRKAFKSWTVLLAIAAFSLSLLGTFLVRSGVIVSVHSFASDPTRGLFILGILIVLSGFGLLLYAMRASALKSPGRYQAFSREVLLMGNNVFLCAATLVVLLGTLLPLVHKELGLGSISVGAPFFNQMFTLLIVPFVLFLGLGPLTRWKHQTAGALKNQLLVAGGIAISAALLVNFSYDTPQYMGVLGMILVFWILITTVQEVLQRVNANPSNTSTFTKLRKLTPSHWGMVLGHIGFAISIIGITLVSNYELERDVRMEVGETVELGGYAFTFTDIKPFQGPNYTADVGVFDVNRADEFVVHLEPEKRMYTVQRMPMTEAAIHSTVSRDLFIAMGEPLDDGAWAVRIYIKPFVAWLWAGAVVMAIGGIFSISDKRYRMTKVKKVAKAINRMTGKAHPLEADKKNTSDAGSQEVTQ from the coding sequence ATGGTGCCTGAGATTGGGAACATTGCGTTAACACTCGCCTTAGTATTATCTATATTGCTTGCAGTTTACCCGCTTTGGGGGGCTCATCGTCAACACGACACGCTAATGGCTACCGCAAAGCCCTTGGCGATTGGATTGTTTGTTTTTACCCTAATCGCGTATTTGTGCTTAACCTATGCCTTTGTTACCGATGATTTCAGTGTTGAGTATGTGGCGCAGCATTCCAACAGCCAGCTTCCACTTGTCTATAAAATTACTGCAGTTTGGGGCGGGCATGAAGGTTCGTTTTTGCTGTGGGTTTTAATGCTGTCAATTTGGACGGTAGCAGTCGCCATATTTAGCCGAGGTATTCCTCTTACCATGGTTGCAAGGGTGCTATCGGTGCTAGGTATGGTTGGTATTGGCTTTTATTTGTTTATGCTGCTTACCTCAAATCCCTTCAATAGCATGTTGCCGTTTTTCCCTGTCGATGGCCGAGATTTAAACCCGCTTCTGCAAGATTTTGGCATGATCATTCACCCGCCAATGTTATACATGGGGTATGTAGGCTTCTCAGTGGCGTTCGCTTTTGCTATTTCTGCATTGATTTCAGGTCAACTCGATTCCACATGGGCGCGTTGGGCTCGTCCGTGGGTCATTGCTGCCTGGGCGTTTCTTACTGTAGGTATCGCTCTTGGTAGCTGGTGGGCTTACTACGAACTTGGCTGGGGTGGCTGGTGGTTCTGGGATCCCGTAGAAAACGCATCCTTTATGCCTTGGTTGGTGGGAACCGCCTTGATGCACTCTTTGGCGGTAACGGAAAAACGAAAAGCCTTTAAGTCGTGGACGGTATTACTCGCTATTGCTGCGTTTTCGTTGAGTTTGTTGGGAACCTTCTTAGTTCGCTCAGGAGTGATTGTTTCCGTTCACTCTTTTGCAAGCGACCCAACACGTGGGCTATTCATACTCGGTATTCTTATCGTGTTGAGTGGCTTTGGCTTGTTGCTATATGCCATGCGCGCTTCAGCTTTAAAGAGCCCCGGTCGATACCAAGCGTTTTCTCGTGAAGTATTGCTCATGGGTAATAACGTATTTTTGTGTGCCGCTACGTTAGTGGTGTTACTTGGTACCTTATTGCCACTTGTTCATAAAGAACTAGGGCTAGGCAGTATTTCAGTGGGGGCGCCATTTTTTAATCAAATGTTTACCCTGTTGATTGTGCCGTTTGTGTTGTTCTTAGGCCTTGGGCCTTTAACTCGCTGGAAACACCAGACTGCAGGTGCACTCAAAAATCAGTTGCTTGTCGCTGGTGGAATTGCAATAAGTGCAGCGCTTTTGGTCAATTTTAGTTACGACACTCCACAGTATATGGGTGTACTGGGCATGATACTCGTGTTTTGGATTTTGATTACTACCGTGCAAGAAGTGCTTCAGCGCGTTAATGCTAACCCAAGTAATACCAGTACATTTACAAAGCTACGCAAGCTTACGCCAAGTCATTGGGGCATGGTATTAGGCCATATCGGGTTTGCCATCAGTATTATCGGCATTACTTTAGTGTCTAACTATGAGTTAGAGCGGGATGTAAGAATGGAAGTGGGCGAAACAGTAGAGCTTGGCGGTTATGCTTTTACTTTTACCGATATTAAGCCTTTCCAAGGCCCTAATTACACCGCTGATGTGGGTGTATTTGATGTGAACAGGGCGGATGAATTTGTTGTACATTTAGAACCAGAAAAGCGTATGTATACAGTTCAGCGTATGCCAATGACAGAAGCGGCAATTCATTCTACGGTATCGCGGGATTTATTTATTGCCATGGGCGAGCCCCTTGATGATGGAGCCTGGGCAGTTCGTATTTACATAAAACCGTTTGTAGCATGGTTATGGGCAGGCGCGGTTGTCATGGCGATTGGCGGTATATTCTCGATCAGCGATAAACGCTATCGCATGACCAAAGTGAAAAAAGTGGCGAAAGCTATTAACCGCATGACAGGAAAGGCACACCCCCTTGAAGCGGATAAGAAAAATACAAGTGATGCCGGCAGTCAGGAGGTCACACAATGA
- the ccmE gene encoding cytochrome c maturation protein CcmE, which produces MNPRRKQRLAVVGIVGLLIASAIGLMLYALNDSIDLFYTPSEIIEGKQGQMPHVGQRLRIGGMVVPGSVSRDSKSLAVSFDLIDTGPIVTVTYTGILPDLFREGQGIVATGVLTSATEITAQEVLAKHDEEYMPPELAEKMKGIKHEKPANMPVTDASSSYQYEASPELASETASVTGAEPSSKPILKSKPGGQ; this is translated from the coding sequence ATGAACCCTAGAAGAAAGCAGCGTTTGGCGGTAGTGGGCATTGTTGGGCTGTTAATCGCCAGCGCAATTGGTTTAATGCTTTATGCATTAAACGACAGTATCGATTTATTTTATACGCCAAGTGAAATTATTGAAGGTAAGCAAGGGCAAATGCCTCATGTTGGTCAGCGGCTTCGTATTGGCGGCATGGTCGTACCTGGTAGCGTGAGCCGAGACAGCAAAAGCCTAGCGGTGTCCTTTGATTTGATAGATACGGGCCCCATCGTTACGGTGACCTACACGGGGATACTGCCTGACTTGTTTCGTGAAGGCCAAGGGATTGTGGCTACCGGTGTGCTTACTTCGGCAACAGAAATTACTGCGCAAGAAGTTCTTGCTAAGCATGATGAAGAATACATGCCACCAGAGCTGGCAGAAAAAATGAAGGGAATTAAACATGAAAAACCTGCCAATATGCCCGTCACCGATGCGTCATCTTCTTATCAGTATGAAGCAAGTCCAGAATTAGCGTCAGAAACAGCATCAGTGACGGGAGCAGAGCCAAGTTCAAAGCCAATATTAAAGTCTAAGCCAGGAGGCCAGTAA
- the ccmD gene encoding heme exporter protein CcmD encodes MQFDSFSAFLDMGGYAFYVWLSFGVTFGAMILLVVLSFRQHKGLLKSVLKEQQRQVRIKEAREKSHASSAQ; translated from the coding sequence ATGCAGTTTGATTCATTCTCAGCATTTTTAGACATGGGAGGTTATGCCTTCTATGTTTGGTTATCTTTTGGTGTGACCTTTGGAGCAATGATACTGCTAGTAGTATTAAGCTTTAGGCAACATAAAGGGTTACTGAAGTCGGTTTTAAAAGAACAACAGCGTCAGGTGCGAATTAAAGAAGCGAGAGAAAAATCACACGCTTCATCAGCACAGTAA
- a CDS encoding heme ABC transporter permease, with amino-acid sequence MWKWLHPYAKTENAYQLCLTLQPWLWIGALLCLAVGTVWGLAFAPQDYQQGDSFRIIYIHVPSAMLSMGTYVAMAIAALVGMVWQWRTAYMSMIAMAPVGAVMTFIALFTGAAWGKPMWGAWWVWDARLTSELILLFLYIGVIALYGAFEDKQQAGKAAGVMALVGVVNIPIIHYSVEWWNTLHQGATISKFDQPSIAPEMLWPLLISLLGFAFFIGAVTTVRLRSEIVRREMHRPWVQKLAHATSENS; translated from the coding sequence ATGTGGAAGTGGTTACATCCTTACGCTAAAACAGAAAATGCTTACCAATTGTGCCTAACTTTGCAGCCTTGGTTGTGGATTGGTGCATTGTTATGCTTGGCCGTAGGTACAGTGTGGGGGCTAGCCTTTGCACCACAAGATTATCAACAAGGTGATTCGTTTCGCATTATCTACATTCATGTGCCCAGCGCCATGTTGTCTATGGGCACCTATGTGGCTATGGCGATTGCGGCCTTGGTAGGAATGGTATGGCAATGGCGAACGGCCTATATGAGCATGATAGCCATGGCGCCAGTGGGTGCTGTCATGACTTTTATTGCGTTATTTACCGGTGCAGCCTGGGGTAAACCTATGTGGGGCGCGTGGTGGGTATGGGATGCACGCCTAACCTCAGAACTTATTTTGTTATTTTTGTATATCGGGGTTATTGCGCTCTATGGTGCCTTTGAAGATAAACAACAGGCGGGTAAAGCAGCAGGCGTGATGGCTTTAGTCGGCGTAGTAAATATTCCTATTATTCATTACTCCGTAGAATGGTGGAATACCTTGCATCAAGGGGCCACCATCAGCAAGTTCGATCAGCCTTCTATTGCGCCTGAAATGTTGTGGCCGTTATTAATTAGTTTATTAGGTTTTGCATTTTTTATTGGGGCAGTGACTACGGTAAGGCTACGCAGCGAAATTGTGCGCCGTGAGATGCATCGCCCTTGGGTGCAAAAATTAGCGCACGCAACAAGTGAGAATAGCTAA
- the ccmB gene encoding heme exporter protein CcmB, which produces MQIAFQQKAELVQPLMFLLMVVTLFPLGVSPSPETLQRIGPGVIWIAAILSSLLGMERLFRDDFIDGSLEQYTLSGMSLPAVATVKVLAHWLVSFVPLLILSPLLAMFLNLSMDMFIALMLTLLIGTPLLSLIGAIAVGLTVGLARGGLLLALLLIPVFIPLLIFATSAVDSAALQLPYHPQLAIIGAMLLLAAAAAPFAIAYSLKVSQN; this is translated from the coding sequence ATGCAGATTGCGTTTCAGCAAAAAGCTGAGCTGGTTCAACCCCTCATGTTTTTATTGATGGTGGTTACCCTATTTCCTTTGGGCGTAAGCCCTTCTCCAGAAACGCTGCAACGTATTGGCCCCGGCGTTATTTGGATCGCGGCTATATTGTCATCCTTATTAGGGATGGAACGGCTTTTTCGTGATGATTTTATCGATGGTTCTTTAGAACAATATACCTTAAGTGGCATGTCATTGCCGGCCGTTGCTACGGTTAAAGTACTGGCACATTGGCTAGTGAGTTTTGTTCCATTATTGATTTTGTCGCCGTTGCTCGCGATGTTTTTAAACCTAAGCATGGATATGTTTATAGCATTAATGCTTACTTTGCTAATTGGCACACCTTTGCTGTCGCTAATTGGCGCTATTGCAGTGGGATTAACGGTGGGGTTAGCACGGGGCGGACTGCTTTTAGCATTGCTTTTAATTCCCGTTTTTATTCCGTTACTGATTTTTGCCACGTCTGCTGTAGATTCTGCCGCACTGCAATTACCTTATCACCCTCAACTTGCTATTATTGGCGCCATGCTGTTACTGGCTGCTGCCGCTGCGCCGTTTGCCATAGCTTATTCTTTGAAAGTGAGTCAAAACTGA
- the ccmA gene encoding cytochrome c biogenesis heme-transporting ATPase CcmA — MSDLCASGLTCIKRDRVLFDDFSLNLNAGELVYLRGPNGAGKTSLLRILTGLSSPEYGDVTFDGVNISSNPSLYYQNLIYLGHKSALNGALSAIDNLRFWLAQHGIQNQDVTQASDIGCTIYQVLERLGLVGLEDVPVRFLSAGQQRRVALSRLWLKSATVWVLDEPFTALDSAGVILLERKMKQHVADGGMIITTSHQALSSEAGPHRCVDLEYRF; from the coding sequence GTGTCCGATTTATGTGCATCTGGACTAACTTGCATAAAACGCGATCGTGTTTTATTTGACGATTTTTCGTTAAATCTTAATGCAGGGGAATTAGTATATTTGCGTGGGCCTAACGGTGCAGGCAAAACCAGCCTTTTGCGTATCCTTACTGGCTTAAGTTCGCCCGAATACGGTGACGTGACTTTCGACGGCGTGAATATCAGTAGCAATCCTTCATTATATTATCAAAATCTTATTTATTTAGGCCACAAAAGCGCATTAAATGGTGCATTGTCTGCCATTGATAATTTACGCTTTTGGCTAGCGCAACACGGTATTCAAAATCAAGATGTTACCCAAGCATCCGATATCGGATGCACCATTTATCAAGTGCTTGAACGCTTAGGGTTAGTTGGCCTTGAAGATGTGCCTGTCAGATTCTTATCTGCTGGACAACAACGTCGTGTTGCACTGAGTCGGCTTTGGCTCAAGAGTGCAACAGTATGGGTATTAGATGAGCCTTTCACCGCACTTGATAGCGCAGGTGTAATATTACTTGAGCGTAAAATGAAACAGCATGTGGCAGACGGCGGCATGATTATTACTACTTCCCACCAAGCGCTGTCTTCTGAAGCGGGTCCGCACCGCTGTGTCGATTTGGAGTACCGGTTTTGA
- a CDS encoding flagellar hook-length control protein FliK, translating to MTSQLSALLSNITQDTSGSKSSAASVLNNLSQAAALDTAAKVTVARLPEQILAIQTQGQPATQVSLLKSADLLPPQRPQLTSFSQGGVTQAALISTETGMSTSQVTAMQLKTLSLSLATMLASMPTPQQSMRVDVQATVTQLTSNQLSLTLADGQPLNLSLKPDAAAQLSADIKNNGKLVSLSLNQVPGDTGKLTVSVTSAKQANLASQGTQSAASTLQAAPLSVTDSKITTVLTNALRSQGIAFGHGNPVNGNVPDAIAKLLPNIQSQNTLQQVSMLSLKGNTLTSYSAASQAVLTFPTSDSGTVIPRASEQLTTKLSALAIPVGAIVGKGIGKGIEKTAGNSSALTETTGKTSANGSENVAQRAKTDSANHASNSSSITLSPEFSTAVDSKGASIQGTDVHKAIVTLSRALLSQTGSTQQALTQLTSILSGTAEGSDKTTAVLGQIAKQITGMNSNALPSARPLVTPQVPNATTTPASPNSSHETNAFTNDNTVSLKTGAGDINTGNVDTSLRKGIFQLIALLGGSGNSIRGNVIQSNTSQGTGSQGTATQGTATQGKDTLGNHTGAASNTPTTNDKTANQVTGSQDIEKNNVEAKTSTPNNQQSMQATQNNTDSSIASRIYGLLNAPAIAVTPLSLTSPIAASNFVQGLVALLQLSLAGRALSRQPSLKVQIDSPDSIISKTITNTSGSAPSSRVAQDVANLDSRTNLLANLKTLLANHQHSKVAQAENRVQGQDRFFYALPSVSQHYAPAELLVQREPDRQHGKEDKDGEKRLWNVTMKLDIGDAGQLLAKSKIDTDTITIDLYTSNETVLTRVADTLPYLERRLADLGLNVEKMSFQRGHIPDTLNKRPHQIFETRV from the coding sequence ATGACATCACAGTTAAGCGCACTGCTTTCAAACATTACTCAGGATACTTCAGGGTCGAAATCGTCGGCAGCATCCGTGTTGAATAATTTATCCCAAGCTGCGGCGCTCGATACCGCCGCAAAGGTAACGGTGGCGCGATTGCCTGAACAGATACTTGCTATTCAAACGCAAGGGCAACCGGCAACACAGGTTTCACTGTTGAAAAGCGCAGATTTATTGCCGCCACAGCGCCCTCAATTAACCTCTTTCAGCCAAGGTGGAGTAACTCAAGCTGCCCTTATTAGCACTGAAACAGGCATGAGTACCAGTCAAGTTACCGCGATGCAGCTTAAAACCCTTTCACTTTCTCTAGCGACAATGCTGGCGTCTATGCCGACACCACAACAAAGCATGCGTGTTGACGTGCAAGCAACCGTTACGCAATTAACGAGTAATCAACTGAGTCTAACGCTGGCAGATGGTCAGCCGTTAAATTTATCACTAAAGCCTGACGCCGCAGCGCAATTGAGCGCCGATATCAAAAACAATGGCAAGCTGGTTTCACTTTCACTTAATCAAGTGCCTGGTGATACTGGTAAATTGACTGTTTCAGTAACGTCAGCGAAACAAGCAAACTTAGCGAGTCAAGGTACTCAATCAGCAGCTTCCACGTTACAAGCCGCGCCTCTATCAGTGACCGACAGCAAAATTACGACTGTGCTCACCAATGCATTGCGTTCCCAAGGTATCGCCTTCGGGCATGGTAACCCTGTTAACGGGAATGTGCCTGATGCCATCGCTAAGCTACTCCCTAATATTCAATCACAAAATACTTTGCAGCAAGTATCTATGCTCAGCCTTAAGGGCAATACGTTAACATCGTATTCCGCTGCCAGTCAGGCAGTATTGACGTTCCCCACATCCGATAGCGGTACTGTCATTCCAAGAGCTTCAGAGCAACTTACCACCAAACTTAGCGCTTTAGCTATTCCTGTGGGAGCAATAGTTGGAAAAGGGATTGGAAAAGGGATTGAAAAAACGGCTGGAAATAGTTCCGCTTTGACTGAGACTACAGGAAAAACTTCGGCAAATGGTAGTGAAAATGTAGCTCAACGAGCAAAAACAGACAGTGCTAATCATGCTTCAAATTCGTCATCAATTACGTTGTCACCAGAATTCTCAACTGCGGTAGATAGCAAAGGTGCTTCGATACAAGGGACCGATGTTCACAAGGCTATTGTTACTTTATCTCGAGCATTACTTAGTCAGACGGGGTCCACTCAACAAGCGCTAACACAATTAACATCAATACTTAGCGGGACTGCAGAAGGCAGCGATAAAACCACTGCCGTATTAGGACAAATTGCAAAGCAAATTACAGGAATGAACAGCAACGCATTACCCAGTGCTAGACCATTAGTAACACCGCAGGTACCCAATGCAACTACCACACCTGCTTCACCTAACTCGAGCCACGAGACTAACGCTTTTACAAATGACAATACTGTTAGTTTAAAAACGGGCGCTGGAGATATTAATACAGGTAACGTTGATACCAGTTTACGAAAAGGCATTTTTCAGCTAATAGCTTTGCTCGGTGGCTCGGGGAACAGCATTCGCGGTAATGTTATACAGAGCAATACCTCTCAAGGTACAGGCTCTCAGGGTACTGCTACTCAAGGTACTGCCACTCAAGGTAAAGATACGCTAGGTAATCACACTGGGGCAGCTTCAAATACGCCCACTACAAACGATAAAACTGCAAATCAAGTTACTGGTTCACAGGATATAGAGAAAAATAATGTAGAGGCAAAAACCTCAACGCCAAACAACCAACAGAGCATGCAGGCGACTCAAAATAATACCGATTCATCTATAGCGTCGCGCATTTATGGTTTACTTAACGCTCCCGCTATCGCGGTAACGCCGTTATCATTGACGTCCCCCATTGCCGCCTCTAATTTTGTACAAGGTTTAGTGGCATTGTTACAACTGTCTTTAGCGGGTAGAGCACTATCGAGACAGCCATCTCTCAAAGTACAAATTGATTCACCTGATAGCATTATAAGTAAAACAATAACGAATACCTCTGGTTCTGCCCCCTCTAGCCGCGTTGCGCAAGATGTTGCCAATCTTGATAGTCGCACAAACTTACTGGCTAATTTAAAAACCTTATTAGCGAACCATCAACACAGCAAAGTGGCTCAAGCCGAAAACCGGGTTCAGGGGCAAGATCGTTTTTTCTATGCATTACCTTCTGTATCTCAACATTACGCACCGGCTGAACTTTTAGTGCAAAGAGAGCCAGATCGACAACACGGAAAAGAAGACAAAGATGGCGAGAAACGTTTATGGAATGTCACAATGAAGCTAGATATCGGTGATGCGGGCCAACTCCTCGCTAAATCCAAGATAGACACCGATACCATTACCATCGACCTCTATACTTCCAACGAAACCGTACTGACTCGTGTTGCTGATACCTTGCCGTATTTAGAACGACGATTGGCTGATTTAGGGCTGAATGTCGAGAAAATGAGTTTTCAGCGGGGTCATATTCCTGACACACTAAATAAACGCCCACATCAAATTTTTGAGACACGAGTATGA
- a CDS encoding EscU/YscU/HrcU family type III secretion system export apparatus switch protein, translating to MSEKAKRAIGLKYDGGDKKTAPKVVAKGYGDLAEAIIAMAEESGILIHEDPYLSEVLSTLDLGQDIPESLYFVIAELLAYSYVLQGKIPPGWEGVVKHINYEV from the coding sequence ATGAGTGAGAAAGCAAAGCGTGCGATTGGGCTTAAGTATGATGGTGGCGATAAAAAAACAGCCCCAAAAGTTGTCGCAAAAGGCTACGGAGATCTTGCAGAAGCGATTATCGCCATGGCTGAAGAGTCTGGCATTCTTATTCATGAAGACCCCTATCTTAGCGAAGTGCTTAGCACCTTAGATTTAGGGCAAGATATACCCGAATCGTTGTATTTTGTTATCGCCGAACTGCTAGCATATTCCTATGTACTACAAGGAAAAATACCGCCTGGCTGGGAAGGTGTGGTTAAGCATATAAATTATGAGGTATAA
- a CDS encoding ABC transporter permease has protein sequence MWLIFKKEFKELLRDRKTIIFMIVLPLLLFPLIFGVAMFFMNSAAEKAENVVLKYAIVGEQYAPEMSQQFANEADKFTMVDIQGEADYAKLIKDETLDFVLVIPETFNNEVLTSGQHKLQLYLNDAGLNKVLGRVSEIVDVYTDEFQKTAFANLGLNESQQQALLAPIVIEKENIADDREVWGERLGGLLPYFIFILCLQGAMAPASDLGAGEKERGTLETLLISPMERYKLVLGKFFTIGVAGLITALITVSSMAIWGIVLSQGLAIEFVAEVMAMIGIIDFVLIFLMLIPVVAIFAAVLLSLSIYARSFKEAQSYMGALVMVVVFPVLIAMMPGVKLEGGWIWVPLTNVALAMKELFKGTMDYFALFGIFTSTVAIAAALIAFCVYWFNKEKVLFR, from the coding sequence ATGTGGTTAATTTTTAAAAAAGAATTCAAAGAGTTATTGCGCGACCGTAAAACTATTATTTTCATGATTGTGTTGCCTTTACTGCTTTTCCCATTAATTTTCGGTGTCGCCATGTTTTTCATGAATTCCGCCGCTGAAAAGGCCGAAAACGTTGTATTGAAATATGCCATTGTGGGCGAGCAATATGCGCCAGAGATGTCGCAACAATTCGCTAATGAAGCTGACAAATTTACGATGGTGGATATCCAAGGTGAAGCTGACTATGCCAAGCTCATTAAAGATGAAACACTAGACTTTGTTCTAGTTATCCCAGAAACCTTTAACAACGAGGTTCTCACTTCTGGTCAGCATAAGCTGCAATTGTATTTAAATGACGCAGGCTTAAATAAAGTGTTAGGAAGAGTGTCTGAAATTGTCGATGTTTACACTGATGAATTTCAAAAAACGGCCTTTGCTAATTTAGGACTGAATGAGTCACAGCAGCAAGCGTTACTCGCGCCTATTGTCATTGAAAAAGAAAACATAGCGGATGATCGTGAAGTATGGGGTGAACGCTTGGGCGGGTTATTACCTTATTTCATTTTCATTTTATGCCTACAAGGTGCTATGGCACCAGCATCAGACTTAGGTGCGGGTGAAAAAGAGCGGGGTACGCTAGAGACACTATTAATATCGCCGATGGAGCGTTATAAACTGGTATTGGGAAAATTCTTTACCATCGGTGTCGCGGGTCTAATTACAGCACTTATCACCGTATCTTCCATGGCCATATGGGGCATAGTTTTGTCTCAAGGGTTGGCAATTGAATTTGTAGCAGAGGTGATGGCGATGATTGGCATCATTGATTTTGTGCTTATCTTTTTAATGCTAATTCCGGTGGTGGCAATATTTGCCGCGGTCTTATTGTCTCTTTCTATTTATGCTCGATCATTTAAAGAAGCCCAAAGTTATATGGGGGCACTTGTTATGGTAGTAGTTTTCCCTGTGTTAATTGCAATGATGCCGGGGGTTAAATTAGAAGGTGGTTGGATTTGGGTGCCACTCACCAATGTAGCATTAGCGATGAAAGAGTTATTCAAAGGCACTATGGATTATTTTGCCTTGTTCGGCATATTTACTTCTACAGTCGCCATCGCCGCCGCACTCATTGCATTTTGTGTGTACTGGTTTAATAAAGAGAAAGTACTATTTAGATAG